In Sphaeramia orbicularis chromosome 3, fSphaOr1.1, whole genome shotgun sequence, a genomic segment contains:
- the LOC115437393 gene encoding guanylyl cyclase-activating protein 2-like yields MGQTQSETDSEVTLQNIQELYRKFASECPSGNLHLHEFKKIFGINSQSTEEEGAYMECVFRSFDTNKDGNIDFLEYVAAVHLVLRGKLTDKLKWSFKVYDRDGNGCLDRGEVKHIVKIIYKIKNHNKPGVTVNIEDICDRIFELVDKNKDSQISLEEFIEGAERDPWVMEQLKLDIGPCEWFNLQQEKKP; encoded by the exons atgGGTCAAACGCAGAGTGAGACTGATAGCGAAGTGACTCTTCAGAACATTCAGGAACTTTACCGCAAATTTGCCAGTGAATGTCCAAGTGGAAATCTGCATTTACATGAATTCAAGAAAATCTTCGGGATTAACAGCCAAtctacagaagaagaaggagcatATATGGAGTGTGTTTTCCGGTCCTTTGACACAAACAAG GATGGAAACATAGACTTCTTGGAATATGTGGCAGCAGTACACCTTGTTCTTCGAGGAAAGCTGACGGATAAACTGAAGTGGTCTTTTAAGGTTTATGACAGAGATGGAAATGGCTGTTTGGACAGAGGAGAAGTGAAGCACATAGTCAAA ATTATTTACAAGATAAAGAACCACAATAAACCAGGTGTGACAGTGAATATCGAGGACATCTGTGATCGAATATTTGAACTGGTGGACAAGAATAAAGACA GTCAAATTTCTTTAGAGGAATTCATTGAAGGGGCTGAAAGGGACCCTTGGGTGATGGAACAGCTCAAACTGGACATTGGACCCTGTGAATGGTTCAATTTACAGCAGGAGAAGAAACCCTGA